One Cytobacillus luteolus DNA segment encodes these proteins:
- the pdxS gene encoding pyridoxal 5'-phosphate synthase lyase subunit PdxS, which produces MNNTGTDRVKRGMAEMQKGGVIMDVVNAEQARIAEEAGAVAVMALERVPADIRAAGGVSRMADPTIVEEVMKAVTIPVMAKARIGHIVEARILEAMGVDYIDESEVLTPADEEYHLFKRDYTVPFVCGCRDLGEATRRIAEGASMLRTKGEPGTGNIVEAVRHMRKVNAQIKKVAGMSEDELMTEAKNLGAPFELLLQIKREGRLPVVNFAAGGVATPADAALMMQLGADGVFVGSGIFKSDNPAKFARAIVEATTHYQDYELIAKLSKGLGSAMKGIEISSLLPDQRMQERGW; this is translated from the coding sequence ATGAACAATACAGGTACAGATCGTGTAAAACGTGGTATGGCAGAAATGCAAAAGGGCGGCGTAATTATGGACGTTGTCAATGCTGAGCAAGCGAGAATTGCTGAAGAAGCTGGTGCTGTTGCTGTTATGGCACTAGAGCGTGTTCCGGCTGATATTCGAGCAGCGGGTGGAGTATCTCGTATGGCAGACCCAACAATTGTTGAAGAAGTAATGAAAGCGGTAACGATTCCTGTTATGGCAAAAGCTCGTATCGGACATATCGTTGAGGCTCGTATATTAGAGGCAATGGGTGTAGACTACATTGACGAAAGTGAAGTGTTAACACCTGCCGATGAGGAGTATCATTTATTCAAACGTGATTACACAGTACCATTCGTTTGTGGTTGCCGTGATTTAGGAGAAGCAACTCGTCGTATTGCTGAAGGAGCTTCAATGCTACGTACGAAAGGTGAGCCAGGTACAGGGAACATTGTAGAGGCTGTTCGCCATATGCGTAAAGTTAATGCTCAGATTAAAAAGGTTGCTGGTATGAGTGAAGATGAATTAATGACTGAGGCAAAAAACCTAGGTGCTCCATTTGAATTATTACTTCAAATTAAGCGTGAAGGTCGTCTTCCTGTAGTTAACTTTGCAGCGGGTGGAGTTGCAACTCCAGCAGACGCAGCACTTATGATGCAACTTGGAGCTGACGGTGTATTTGTTGGTTCAGGTATTTTTAAATCAGACAATCCTGCAAAATTTGCTCGTGCGATTGTAGAAGCAACTACGCACTATCAAGATTATGAGTTAATCGCTAAACTTTCAAAAGGTTTAGGTTCAGCAATGAAAGGTATCGAAATTTCATCACTATTACCAGATCAACGTATGCAAGAGCGCGGCTGGTAA
- a CDS encoding D-alanyl-D-alanine carboxypeptidase family protein, translated as MRIKNQSKLIVSILTIFLLSIYMNPTNIVSAETDSLGIEAEGAILIEASTGKILYEKNADKVLGIASMSKMMTEYLLLEALEDGTVTPDQQYNVSDYVYRISQNRSLSNVPLRQDGTYSVQELYESMAIYSANGSTIAIAEIIAGSETNFVKMMNDKAAELGLEDYKFYNSTGLNNSDLLGLHPEGTGETDENVMSARATAKLAYHLLKDFPQLIETASIPRKTFREGTDDAIEMPNWNWMLPGLVFQHQDVDGIKTGSTSFAGYCFTGTAERDGVRYITVVMNTASQKARFDETRKMLDYAFSNYSIEQIFPEGYQIEDQSVLPVTKGKEKEVKVESNAPINVVLKRGESEKELYKAEYVFDQEVLSEDAGLVAPVEKGMKVGQLVVTYSGTSNYGFITPEGEHSLKADLITTGDVEKANWFSLMMRGIGGFFSDVWSSVANAVKGIF; from the coding sequence ATGAGAATTAAAAATCAAAGTAAGCTGATTGTTAGTATTCTTACGATCTTCTTACTATCTATTTATATGAATCCTACAAATATCGTATCAGCTGAAACTGACTCTTTAGGTATAGAAGCAGAAGGAGCTATTTTAATAGAAGCATCAACAGGTAAGATTTTATATGAAAAGAATGCAGATAAAGTTTTAGGTATTGCTAGTATGTCAAAAATGATGACAGAATACCTATTATTAGAAGCATTGGAAGATGGGACAGTAACACCTGATCAACAATACAATGTAAGTGATTATGTTTATCGAATCTCTCAAAATAGAAGTTTATCGAATGTTCCATTAAGACAAGATGGCACATATAGTGTTCAAGAATTGTATGAATCAATGGCGATTTATTCTGCGAATGGTTCAACCATTGCAATTGCTGAAATTATTGCAGGGTCAGAAACAAACTTTGTAAAAATGATGAATGATAAAGCAGCAGAATTAGGGTTAGAAGACTATAAATTTTATAATTCTACCGGGTTAAATAATTCAGACCTTCTTGGATTACATCCTGAAGGAACAGGTGAAACTGACGAAAATGTTATGTCAGCAAGAGCAACTGCTAAATTAGCTTATCATTTATTAAAAGATTTCCCGCAATTAATTGAAACAGCTAGTATACCAAGAAAAACTTTTAGAGAAGGCACAGATGATGCAATTGAGATGCCAAACTGGAACTGGATGTTACCAGGGTTAGTTTTTCAGCACCAAGATGTAGACGGAATTAAAACAGGATCAACTAGTTTTGCTGGATATTGCTTTACAGGAACAGCAGAACGAGACGGCGTACGTTATATTACAGTTGTAATGAATACAGCAAGTCAAAAAGCACGTTTTGATGAAACAAGAAAGATGCTAGATTATGCTTTCAGTAACTATTCAATTGAACAAATTTTCCCTGAAGGGTATCAAATTGAAGACCAGTCTGTATTACCTGTAACAAAGGGTAAGGAAAAAGAAGTTAAAGTTGAATCAAATGCACCTATTAATGTTGTATTAAAACGTGGAGAATCAGAAAAGGAATTATACAAGGCAGAGTATGTTTTTGACCAAGAAGTTTTATCTGAAGATGCAGGTCTAGTTGCACCAGTAGAAAAAGGTATGAAGGTCGGTCAATTAGTTGTTACGTATAGCGGAACAAGTAATTATGGATTTATTACTCCTGAAGGAGAACATTCACTAAAGGCAGACCTTATTACAACTGGTGATGTCGAGAAGGCAAATTGGTTCTCATTAATGATGAGGGGCATTGGTGGATTCTTTTCAGATGTATGGTCTAGTGTTGCTAATGCAGTAAAAGGTATATTTTAA